The following proteins are co-located in the Colletotrichum lupini chromosome 4, complete sequence genome:
- a CDS encoding bZIP transcription factor: MAASGVSTTVPSSSTTTTTNNSSSSSHNQTSQQQHSSSTFSPVTSPPATDARSVYSAASRSSSVVSTPVSAASPAASTPGGPSTPNPSGPTNASHAPHQLPAIRPNAAQQPISARPPQVVNKMSMASVISPPPVTEAPKMSMTTKEWVIPPRPKPGRKPATDTPPTKRKAQNRAAQRAFRERRAARVGELEEQLDEIREGHEKVEKDLKDKVHGLEMELQSFKSRCLVLENMLDRERKDRVKAESELESQKRRWNEQQAVAAPRRLPSPQRRGSQIAHHEHPPTPSAGHANQPFSISQIVSPQDSTHMEDSPAPFGCGSCDPEGCSCANEILADTVTGCGGCTLGGRCQCLEETIKSAIISDLKRAPSPSAPTSSEKRARVEPTPSEEETEIDFTAMFSKKAPVQQVQQHQHQQANLAIVQPQPQLPPVAFKDSCGFCKDGSYCLCADTSILGPPATTPYGPPPAYSQQVQTPPPSENDAVPPPMPMEIDADGAVKLRPRPQTTQPVAPVSRGCGPKGPGSCAQCLADPKSGLFCRALSANFERSGGSGSGGGCCGGAGAGGGCCKPESAPAPPPRLPSKGRLGLSLSCAEAYQTLSSHRNFEKAADDIGSWLPKLRAAPKPGQTLPSPSRLPIEVEAASIMSVLKDFDIRFGRGQ, translated from the coding sequence ACTCGTCGTCGACCTTTTCTCCCGTCACCTCACCTCCCGCAACCGACGCCCGAAGCGTCTACTCGGCCGCATCTCGCTCCAGCTCGGTTGTCTCGACCCCCGTTTCCGCCGCTTCGCCTGCCGCGAGCACACCCGGCGGTCCTTCCACACCAAATCCGAGCGGACCGACAAATGCCTCCCACGCCCCGCACCAACTACCTGCCATCAGACCGAACGCTGCACAGCAACCCATCTCAGCCAGGCCGCCTCAGGTCGTGAACAAAATGTCCATGGCCTCCGTAATCAGTCCCCCGCCCGTCACAGAGGCGCCCAAGATGTCTATGACCACCAAGGAATGGGTCATACCTCCCAGGCCCAAGCCCGGCCGCAAGCCTGCCACCGATACGCCACCCACCAAGCGCAAGGCCCAGAACCGTGCCGCTCAGAGGGCGTTCCGCGAGCGTAGGGCCGCCAGAGTTGGCGAGCTGGAGGAACAACTAGATGAGATCCGCGAAGGTCACGAAAAGGTCGAAAAAGACCTCAAGGACAAGGTCCACGGCCTCGAGATGGAGCTACAGTCCTTCAAGTCCCGCTGCCTCGTTCTCGAAAATATGCTGGATCGCGAGAGAAAGGATCGTGTCAAGGCCGAGTCCGAACTTGAAAGTCAGAAGAGACGCTGGAACGAGCAGCAGGCCGTCGCCGCCCCGAGACGCCTGCCGTCTCCCCAGCGCCGAGGTTCCCAAATCGCTCACCACGAGCATCCCCCCACCCCATCGGCTGGCCACGCAAACCAGCCCTTTTCCATCTCACAGATCGTCTCTCCCCAAGACTCAACACACATGGAAGACTCTCCTGCCCCGTTTGGATGCGGGTCATGCGACCCTGAAGGATGCTCCTGTGCCAACGAAATTCTTGCCGACACCGTCACAGGATGTGGTGGATGCACTCTCGGAGGTAGGTGCCAGTGCCTTGAGGAGACTATCAAAAGCGCCATCATCTCGGACCTAAAGAGAGCTCCCTCGCCCTCGGCGCCGACATCCTCCGAGAAGCGTGCCCGCGTCGAGCCCACTCCGTCTGAGGAGGAGACGGAGATTGACTTCACCGCCATGTTCTCCAAGAAGGCACCCGTGCAACAGGTGCaacagcaccagcaccagcaaGCGAACCTTGCCATCGTGCAGCCCCAACCCCAGCTGCCTCCCGTGGCCTTCAAGGACTCGTGTGGGTTTTGTAAGGACGGAAGCTACTGCCTCTGCGCCGACACCTCAATTCTCGGCCCACCCGCCACCACTCCTTACGGACCTCCTCCCGCCTATTCCCAGCAGGTTCAGACTCCCCCTCCCTCAGAGAACGATGCCGTCCCTCCCCCCATGCCAATGGAGATCGACGCCGATGGCGCCGTCAAGCTCCGTCCCCGTCCCCAGACCACCCAGCCCGTCGCTCCCGTCTCTCGCGGCTGCGGCCCCAAGGGCCCCGGATCCTGCGCCCAGTGTCTCGCCGACCCCAAGTCGGGTCTCTTCTGCCGCGCCTTGTCCGCCAACTTTGAGCGAAGTGGAGGAAGCGGCTCCGGAGGTGGCTGCTGTGgaggtgctggtgctggAGGCGGATGCTGCAAGCCCGAGTCCGCGCCGGCGCCGCCACCCCGTCTCCCCTCCAAGGGACGCCTCGGCCTCAGCCTGAGCTGTGCCGAAGCCTACCAGACCCTTTCCAGTCACCGAAACTTCGAAAAGGCTGCCGACGACATTGGCTCCTGGCTTCCCAAGCTTCGCGCCGCGCCCAAGCCGGGCCAGACGCTGCCATCGCCTTCTCGTCTACCCATTGAAGTCGAGGCGGCGAGTATCATGAGCGTGCTCAAGGACTTCGACATTCGCTTTGGCAGAGGCCAGTAA